TCGCCACCAACTGGCGGTCCTCCGTCGTCAGGTCAAGCGACCCGCCAATCGGGCATCGGACCGGGCGTTCCTTGCCGCGGGCGAGCAGGCTCCTTCCGAGAGGGCTATGGCACTCGTTCATCGTCCGCCCCGAGACGCTCCTGCAGTGGCATCGCCAGTTGGTGAGAAGGAAGTGGACCAGGCCGCGCCGGCGGCCCGGCCGACCCGCCATCGACCCTGAGACCAGGGACTTGGTCCGGCGGCTGGCCCGGGAGAACCCCCGGCGGGGCTACCGACGGATCCAGGGTGAACTCCTCGGCTTGGGGATCAGCCTCTCCGCCACGTCGATCGCCACGATCCTTCGCCGCGCAGGGCTCTCCCCTGCTCCTCGGAGGGGACCGACGTGGAGCCAGTTCGCCGGTCCCAGGCCTCGGGCATCCTGGCCTGTGACTTCTTCACCGTCGAGACGCTCCTGCTGAGGACCTACTACGTCCTGTTCTTCATCGAGCTGAAGACCAGGCGGGTGCACCTGGCCGGGGGGACGACGGGCCCGGACAGCGCCTGGGTCACCCAGCAGGCCCGGAACGTGGGCGGCGATCTCCGCGACGTCGGGGTCGCAGCCGTCACGGCCCGGCGGGGGCGGCTCGGGCCAGCGGATGGCGAGGACGGTCCGTAGGGCATCCGATGGCTCGGCGCCCTTCTCGAGGACCCGGGCCACCTCCTCCTCGCTCGATTCCGGTTCCCCTCGGTGAGGCCGTGGTCCCTCACCATCCGCTCCAGAGTTTCCGGGCCCGCTCCCCGCAGGCAGGTCGTTCAGAGGCGTGGCTGTCGACCGCGCGGAATCAATCGCTCATGGGGGTGGCCGAGCGCACGAAGGCGGCAGAATTGGGAACGGCCACGGGTCCCTCCCGCGGCCTCTTCTGCCGCGGCGGTCTATTGGTACGCTGCCGGGACGATCGATGCGCTCACCCCGCTCGGCGCCTAGACCTCCCCGCTGGGGGATCCCAGGGCGATGTCCCCGGCCGGGTGATCATTCCGCCGGACCCGAACCCGTCGAGCCATGAGCAACAGCGAGACGACGAGCAGCGCGGCCGCGTACAAGAGGCTGACGGCCACCATGGCCCACACGGAGGACGTGTCGCCGAGGGAGATGTCGATGAGCCTCTCCGCGCCATAGAAGGGCAGAGCCTTCGCCAACGCATCGGAGGAGCTGAGACTGAGCTGGATGCCCACGACGCCGATCAGGACCAGTGTGGCCTCGAGCTCCCTCGGGACGAGGGAGCCCACCGCGAGGCCGAAGGGGAGGGCGACCACGGCCACCATGGCGACGCCGAGGCCGAAGATCCAGGGCCGTGGTGGCCCCGACACGGCGGCCATCAGGGCGGCCGATCCAGCGACGATGGGGACGCTCAGCACCGCCAGGCAGACAAGTCGCCCTACCAGGAGCTCACCGGGGCGATAGCCCATGATCACGAGCCGCTGGTCCACCCGGCGGGAGCTCAGCACGGAGAAGATCGCCGCCCCGGCGACGGAGAAGGCCATGGCGATCGCGCCCGGGATGACGGCGTCCGTCTGGTGCCCGGCCATGGCCCCGTAGAACGACAGGGGAAGCGCGATGAGCAGCAGGAGCGACAGGCGCCGGCGACCCAGGTCCCGCCCCTGCATCTCCGCGATGGTGAGCGTTCTCCGGAGCGCGGTCACGAGGATCCCTCCGGGCGCACCCCAGTGGGGTCGTGGAGCCGGGTGAGCTCGACCACCCGGTCCACCCTTTCCAGCTCGGCCAGCATGTGCGTCACGATGACGACGGCCCTCCCTTCCCGACGCCATCGCTCCACGTGATCCCAGAAGTTGACGTAGCTCCCACGATCGAACCCCTGGTAGGGCTCGTCCAGCAGCAGGATCGGGGGGTCCCCCAGGAGGGCCAGGGCGACGTTCAGCTTCTGCCTGGTTCCCCCCGACAGGTCCTTGGCCACGGTGGGCTCCTCGACCGGGAACTCGAAGGTCCGAAGGAGATCCCTCCCCCCGGCCAGGGCGCCCGCCCTGGACAGACCTGCCGCGGTCCCGAAGAGGACCAAGTGTTCGTCCGCGGTCAGGAGGTCGAAGACCCCCGGCTCCTGGG
This region of Actinomycetota bacterium genomic DNA includes:
- a CDS encoding ABC transporter ATP-binding protein; the protein is MSAAPLLLATEISKSFGRRRVLRETSLSVRSGEVVALVGENGAGKTTLLRICAGLLAPSAGRVLTAGRVGYCPQEPGVFDLLTADEHLVLFGTAAGLSRAGALAGGRDLLRTFEFPVEEPTVAKDLSGGTRQKLNVALALLGDPPILLLDEPYQGFDRGSYVNFWDHVERWRREGRAVVIVTHMLAELERVDRVVELTRLHDPTGVRPEGSS